The sequence below is a genomic window from Streptosporangium lutulentum.
CGCTTCCCCACCTATCCGGCCGCGTGGGCAGCGCTCGCGGACGAGTACTTCGCAGCCGGACACGCCGTGACGTCATACGCCTTCGCCCGCACCGGCTACCACCGCGGCCTGGACCAGCTCCGCAGATCGGGCTGGAAGGGCCACGGCCCGATCCCCTGGAGTCACGCCCCCAACCGCGGTTTCCTGCGGTGCCTGCACGCGCTGGCCCGCGCCGCCCAGAGCATAGGGGAGAAGGACGAGGCCGAACGCTGCTTCCAGTTCCTGAAGGATTCCAGCGCCGAGGCGTCCAAGGAACTGACCGGCCGCTGAATCCCCGGCGATCTCGGCGATCTCCGAGGCCGTCGGGGTCTCCGGGATCGCCGGGATCATTAAGCCTCCGAGGCCGCCGAGATCGCCAAAAACA
It includes:
- a CDS encoding DUF3151 domain-containing protein, whose translation is MESHENLLAGPPPTLLPDLSEAREALEAGAQASDVAARFPTYPAAWAALADEYFAAGHAVTSYAFARTGYHRGLDQLRRSGWKGHGPIPWSHAPNRGFLRCLHALARAAQSIGEKDEAERCFQFLKDSSAEASKELTGR